The uncultured Subdoligranulum sp. genomic sequence GCCAGCCAGGCCGGCATGCCGGCGTTGACCATGAGGGGAATGGTATAAAACAGGGTATAGGAACCGATCATGATGAAATCGCCGTGGGCGAAGTTGATCATCCGGATGATGCCGTACACCATGGTGTAGCCCAGGGCGATCAGCGCATAGATGGCGCCCTGGTTCAGCCCGTTGATGAGGCTTTGGATAAACAGCGAGAGTGTCATACTACCTTCACCTTTCCCGGCAGGGAGGCCCTGCCCTAGAATAAAGCGCGGCGGCCGGGGAGGGCCGCTGCGCAGGATACGGGGTTGCCGTTGTAGAGTTTATTCAGCCGAAGCTACGACCTTGCCCTCGGCGTCCAGCGTCTCGGCCCACTTGACCTTGCCGTCCACGTAGGTGTTGAAGACGATGGACTTGATGGCGTCGCCGTTCTCATCCAGCGTGATGTCGCCGCCCACGCCGGAGAAGCTCAAGCCCTTCATGCCCTTGACCAGGCTCGCGGTATCGGTGCCGCCGCCGTTCTCGGCCGCCTGGACCAGCATGTACATGGCGTCGTAGTAGAGCGCCGCGCAGGCGTTCAGGCTCTCGGTGCCGTACTTCTCGGTGAACTTCTGCACGAAGTTCACAACGGCCGGGGAGGTATCCTCGCTGGAGTAGTGGTTGGTGAAGTAGCAGTTGTCGAATTTGTCCTCGAGACCGGTGGTGTCGGCGCCGTCCCAGCCGTCACCGCCCGTGATGATGCCGGTGAAGCCTGCGTTGCGGGCTGCACCCACCAGCAGGGGCACGGTATCCAGGAAGCAGGGATAGTAGAGGAACTCGGCCCCCGAGGCAACCGCCTGGGCTGCCTGGGAGGAGTAGTCGGTGTCGGTGGTCATGCACTCGCCGGTGTAGGTGACCTCGATACCGTTGGCCTCGCAGTTCTCCACGAAGGCGTCCTTCAGGCCGTTGGAGTAGTCATCGTCCTTGGCGTAGATGACCGCCACCTTGCTGATGCCCTTGTCCTTGACGAAGAGGGCTGCCATCTTGCCCTGGTAGGGGTCGATGAAGCAGTTGCGGAAGATCGTATCGCCCTTGAGGGTGACATCCACGTTGGTGGCGCCGGTGGCCAGCAGCAGCATGCCGTCGCTGGCCGCCTGGGTGGCCATGGGCAGCGTCACCGAGGAGAAGAAGCTGCCCACGATGGCCTCGGGTTTCTCGGCCATCAGCAGGTTGTAGGCGTTCATGGCCTGCTTGGCGTCCTTGGCGTCGTCGGCCACCTGGCCGTTGTTGACGATCTCGATCTTGTAGCCGCTGTCGCCGGCGTTGATCTCCTCCACGGCCATATCCACGGCGTTCTGGGCGCCCTCGCCGTAGATGGCGGAACCGCCCGTCATGCTGCATACAACGCCCACCTTGATGATGTTATCCTCGGCGGCGGTGCTGTCCGCCGCCGTGCTGGAGGCATCGGCGGCGGAGGCGGAGGACGCGGTCTCCGATCCCGCGCCCGCCTGCTGCTGGGCGCTGGACCCGCAGCCTGCCAGCAGGCTGATGCTCATGGCCGCGGCCATCGTCAGGGCTAGAACTCGTTTGTGCTTTCTCAATGTGGTTCCCTCTTTTCTCCATGTTTCTTGTTTTTCCCTCCGAAAAGGGAAAAGGCGCACAGTTCTTGCGAACTGCACGCCTTTGTGGTTGCTTGCACCATGGGCCAAATGCAAAACGGAGCTGCGTGCCCGGGTGGGCTGCGCAACTCCGTTGTTACGTTTTGGTTGGGTCTGGTGTTGTGGCTATTATAGCAGGGTCGGATGGCCTGCGCAAGGGGAATTTCTCAAAAATTTCTAAATTCGTTCATCCTGGAAGGTTTCCCCCGGCCGGGACAGGCCATCTTTGTGCAAGATTACGAAAATTAAACAAGCCTGCTGAAATAAACCCGGTTTTTCGGTTTTCCGCTTAAGATTCTTAATTTTCCCGGTTTTGCGGCAGACAGCCGTCCTTGTATGGAGGACGCATCGTTTTTACCGGGCGTTTTCCGGTTCGGGCGCAAGGCCGTAGAGGGCGGAGTATTTGCGGTCAAGATACCGCAGGAAAGGTTTTGCGTCCAGGGCGCTGCCGGTGACCCGCTGCACCAGCTCCCCCGCCGTGAAGCAGCAGCCCCACTGCCAGATGTGTTCGCCCATCCAGCCGTTGAGGGGGGCAAAGTTGCCCTGGCGGATCTCCTCCTGCCAGGCGGGCAGGTCCCGTTCGAGGGCTGCCAGGATCTGGCCGTCGTAGATGTTGCCGAGGGCGTAGCTCTGGAAGTAGCCGATGTAGTCCCCCGCCCAGTGCATATCCTGGAGCACCCCCTGGGTGTCGTCCGGCGGGCAGACGCCGAGATATTCCTTGGTCAGCACGAAGCAGGAGGCGATCATGAAGTACCAGTTGTTGGCCGGGGTGGTGGTGTAGGAGGGATCGATCATCTGGGCCGCTGGCCTCGGTGACGCCGATGGCCATCTGCATGACCAGCACGATGCCCAGCGCCGCGAAGCCCGAGAAGTTACTGACCAGCGAGCCGAGAATCCAGACAAGACCATCCCGGGTGAGCAGGCTCTGGACGGTGACCACCTCCTGGGTGGTGGGGTTCACCGCCGACACGCCCAGCGCCGCCAGCACCGTGGTGAGGGCCACCAGAATGACCACCAGCCACAGAAACAGGATGAAGGGAGAGGGCAGCGCGTTGCCGATGCGCTCGATGGCGCCCAGCACGCCGCCCGACTTTTTCTCCAGGGGACCCTTGTTTGCCAAATGTAGCAAATCCTTTCTTTTGCGCCGCCGCACGGCAGGGGCACTTTCCTCCGGGTAAGTACCGCACCGGAATGTGCGTACTTGCTTTTGAGGCGGTGGCTGCGCTATGATGAAGACAGATACAAAGCAGCATACAGAAAGGAGCCTGTTTTCCATGACAAAAGATTTTGGCGTAAAACCCTATCTCTTCCCCATGCCCACCTACATGATCGGCACCTACAACGAGGACGACACGGTGGACGTGATGATGATGGCCTGGGGCGGCATCTGCGCCGAGGACATGGTGGCCCTCAACCTGGAGGCCGACCACAAAACGGTGGCCAACCTGAAAGCCCGCAACGCCTTCACGCTGGCGGTGCCCGGGGCGGATACCCTGGCGGCGTCGGACTATCTGGGCATTGCCAGCGCCAACAAGGTGGCCGACAAGTTCGCCCGCACCGGCCTGCACGCCGTCAAGAGCAGCCGGGTGGACGCCCCCGTCATCACCGAATATCCCCTGACGCTGGAATGCGAAGTGGTGGAGATGCAGAACCAGCCCTACGGCCTGCGGGTGCTGGGCAGGATCGTCAACGTGCTGGCCGACGAGAAGGTGCTGGACGACGCCGGCAAGATCGACGCGGGCAAGCTGCAGGCCTTCGCCTTTGACCAGATGGGCAACGGCTACTACGCCGTGGGCGAGCGCATCGGCCAGGCCTGGCACAGCGGCGCCGGCCTGCTGAAGCCGTGAATGTTCCCGGAAAGCGCAGAAAGAGCGCGGAACCCTTTGGGGTTCCGCGCTCTTGGTTTTATTCGATGACGCCGCCCATGCTGGTGAGCAGGAAGAGGTTCTGCTCGGCGGTGCCGCGGTAGTTTTCAATGCCGAAAGCCTCGGCGTAGGTGGCCCGGTTTTCCAGCGAGGGGTCCAGGCCGTTGAGGATGCAGGCATCCACGATGGAGACGCCCCGGTAGCCCTGGAGCAGGGTGGTCAGGTCGTCCTTGGCCGGGTCGGGGGTCTGGCGGTTTTCCAGATAGGACCGGGCCATGGCGTCGGCCTCGGCCTCATCGGCGGCCTGGGTGGCGTAGAAGGAGAGGTTCTCCCCCGGCTGCAGGTCCGCCGCCGTCAGCGTGGGGGCCAGGTCCAGCCGCTGGAGGGCATCCTCCTCGGCGGCCATGGTCCAGTCAAAGTCCAGCACGGTCTGGCCTTCGCCGTCCACCACCCGCAGGCCGTCGGCGTCCACCGTGAAGGTGCCGGTCACCGTCCGGGCCGTCACCTGGCCGTCCTGCTGGGTGTAGCAGGTCAGGGTCAGGCCGTCCGGCGTCATGTGCAGGCTGTAGAGATCGCTGCCCACGCAGGCCATCCAGAAATTGTTCTGTTCCAGCTGGGCCAGCAGGTCCTGGGCGCCCGCCAGATCTTCCCGCAGCCGGGCGGGGTCGGCGGCATCCTGGGGCGTCAGGTAGAGGTCATTGATGCGCAGGGCAAAGCCGTCCGCCTGGGGCACCAGCGCCACCGAGTAGTCCCCCAGGCTGAACCCGTCGCCGGTGTCCAGCTTGAGGTCCGCCAGCGACAGTTCCGCCACCGTCTCGGCCTGATCGGCGTCGGGCGCCTGGCTTTCCAGCGTCAGCTTGCCGCCCTTGAGGTTCACCAGCCAGGCGGTGCCGTCGGGGGCCATGCCGCCCCACTGGCCGTCCATGGTGAGCAGGGCCGCGGGGGAAACCGGCGTGGCCGTGGGAGCCGCCGTGGGCGTCGGGGTGGGGGCTTCGGTGGGTGCCGGGGTCACGGCGGCGGATTCCGCCGTGGCGGGCGCCGGGGCGGAGGAGGCGTCCTCCTCCTTGTCACCGCAGGCGGTGAGCAGCAGCGCCAGGCCCAGGGTCAGCGCCGCAAGACGAAGGTGTTTCATCCGTTGGTCTCCTCGCTTTCATAGTTGTAGGAAGACCCGCCGTATTCGCCGTGCACCGTCACGCTTAGCAGAACGTCGTCCTGGTTGAAGACAAGGAAGATGCTGCGGCCGTTGTCGCCCAGTTCCACTTTCACCTGGTTCAGCTCGTTGACCGACGGGTTCAGGCCCAGTTCCTTGGCGGTATCCAGCGCCTGCTGCCGGGTGGTCTTGCCCAGCTCCACCCAGGTCTTGCCCTGGTACTGCAGCGTCGTGTCCTCCTCTTCCTCGGCGGTGTAGGTCAGGTCCTTGATCATGCCGTACTTGGGATCGATGGCGTTGCCGGTGTAGTTGGCCGCCTGGACTTCCAGGGTGGTACGCACGTCGTACCGCAGGTAGACGTTGGCGTAGGAGTTGGCGGGCAGATAGTCGGGCTGGCGTTCCACCGTCCAGCCCTGGTTGGTGAAGTCTTCCACCGTCAGGGGCAGCGTGCCGCTTACCAGCGAAGACTGGACCGAGAAGTCCTGCAGGCCGTAGGCTTCCATGAAGGCGGGGTCGTCGTACTCGGCGGGGCGCTCCCGGGAAACCTGATCGCCTGCGGCAGAGGCGGACTTCACATCCTTGCTCACCGTCAGGGTAGCCCCGGACAGGATGCCGTCTTTATTGAAGGTGTATTCCTCCTTGCTGGTCTCATCCTCCCGGACATAGGTATCCTCGAGAATATCATCCTTCACCGCGTCGGGACAGGCCCCCGGAAGGTCCTGCAGGGTGGAGGTACCCAGCGTCAGGCCGTTGGACAGCGTGCAGCTGTTGCCGGTCTCGCCCAGATAGTTGTTGTTGAAGTAGGTGTGGTAGACCCACAGCATGGTCAGTGTGCAGTCCGACACAGGCTGGGTGTTCAGCCCCTGGTTCACCAGGGTCACCGAGATGGTGCCGTACTCATTGATCATGTCGATAAAGCTGGCCTGTTCTCCCGGTGCCAGCATGCGGGTCTCGTCGGCCTCGTCCTTGAAGACCCAGCCCGCGTCCAGCAGGGGCTGCACCGAGCCGGGCAGTTCCAGCGTGACATCGTTGATGGTCATGGTGGGCAATCCGACCGATACCGTGGAAGCGGCGCCGTCCGCCGGGGCTGCGGCCGGGGCGGTGCTGTCGGCATTGCCGTCCGCCGCGGAGCTGCTGCCGGTGGAGGCGGCGGACGTACTGCCGCCCGACTTGCCGCCCTGGCAGGCCACCGCCGCGATGACCAGAACAATCACCACCGCCGCGATCAGCAGGAAAATCTTCTTGCCGCCGGACTTTTTACCGCCGGACTTTTTACCGCCGGACTTCTTGCCGCCGGGGGCCTTGTCCGCCGGGGCGGCGGGTTCGGGTGTGCTTTCCGGCTTTGCTTCGGCCTTGGGTTTGCTTTCCGCTTTGGGCGCCGGTTTCGGTTCAGTTTTGGGCGCAGGCGCCGGGGCGGGTTCCGGCTTGGGCTCTGCCTTGGGTGCCGGGGCCGGCTGGGGCGCCGGTTCCGCCTTGGGGGCGGGCACCGGCTCGCTGTCCGCCAGCACCGTGTGGCCGGTGGGCAGGTCGGCCAGCACCGTGTGGTCCCCCGCGGGGGCGGCGGGACGGGCCCCGCCGGGCACCTGCCGCAGGTCGGGGGCCAGGTCGGCGTTGCCGGGGTCCTTCAGGGCCGCTTCCAGATCGGTGAGGAAGCTGCCCACATCCTGGTAGCGGTCGGGCTGGCGCACCGCCAGGCCCTTCATGATGACGTTGCTGATGGCCACCGGGCAGGCCGCCTCGGTGGCGGCGGGGGCGGGCAGCAGGTCGCGGTACATCCGCTCCATGGCGTCGTCGGGGGCCTGGCCCACGATGCACCGGTAGAGGGTGGCGGCCAGGGCATAGACATCGGTCCAGGGGCCCTGGTGGCCCTTGCTGCGGTACTGCTCCTCGGGGGCGTAGCCGGGCTTGAGGATCACCGACAGGCTCTTGATATCGGTCTGGGACACCGCCCGCGCGGCGCCGAAGTCCAGCAGCTTGGTGCGGCCGTCGGGCAGCACCATGATGTTGTCGGGGCTGATATCCCGGTGGATGATGCCGTCGGCGTGCACCCGCTCCAGCGAGCGCATCACCGGCATGAGCAGGGCCACGGCGTCGGCGGGAGCCAGACGCCCCTTCTGTTCCAGGTAGTCCTTCAGGGTGACGCCGTCCAGGAAGTCCATGATGATGTAGGCGGTGCCGTTCTCCTCACAGAAATCCCGCACCCCCACGATACCGGGTTCCTCGTAGAACCGGGCCAGCACCCGGGCCTCGCTGAGGAATTTCTCCTTGTTTTTCGTGAAGGTGTCCCGGTGGGTGCCCAGGGTGGCAAACACCGTGTCGGAGGCGTCGTGGTTGCGGTTCACATAGCCCGCCATGTAGAATTCCTTGATGGCCACCTTCAGGTTGAGCACGGTGTCCCGGCCCACATAGGTGATGCCGAAACCGCCCTCGCCCAGCACGCGGCCCACCTGGTACCGCTGTTTGACCAGGCTGCCCGGCACCAGATGATGGGGCAGTACGGTGTAGCTGGCGCTGTCAAAGCCGCACCGGGCGCAGACGCTTTCCTCCCCCAGCGGCGCCAGACAGTTGGGGCAGACCCGCATTTCACTCATATCCGTTCCTCCTTTGCGCTCAGCGCTTGTCCTTGTCCACGAATTCCAGGGCGACGACCGCCACCGCCGCGTAGACCGCGGTGTGCAGCAGGATCATCCCCCAGTTGCCCGCCAGCTTGCCCCCGTCGTGGACGTAGTCCTCGTTGACGGCGACGGTGTAGTTTTCCTCCACCATCTGGTCCACCTGCTCATCGGGGATGGGCAGGGACTGCTGGTGCACCATCTCCTTGAGGGTGTAGGCCAGCTGGATCTTCTGGGTGTTTTCCAGGTTGTTGTAGTCCGCCGAGATGGCGGTGGCGTTGAGACCCCATTTGCTGATGGTCAGGTTGCCGAAGATGGCCAGGGGACCTTCCAGCGAGAAGAGCATGCCCGACAGGATGAGCTGGATGATCAGCACGAAGGGCATGACGGTCATGGCGGTGGTGGGGGTCTTGACGATGGCTGAGATGGCCAGGCCCAGCACGTCGGCGGCGTAGGTGGCCAGGAAGTAGGTGACGAAGTATTCCAGCAGCACGCTGCCGAAGAGGGGGCTGACGGCCGGGTAGGTGAGGAAGATCGAGCTGATGCCCAGCAGCAGGGCGGCCTGGAGCAGGCAGATGCCCGCCTGGAAGATCAGGTGGGAGGCCACGTAGCTGGTGATGTGCAGCCCGGCCCGGTGTTCCCGCTTGATGATGGCCCGCTCCTTGCAGATGGTCTGGATGGAGTTGAAGATGCCGATCCAGATGCAGGCGGAGATCAGCGTGAAGCAGCCCGAGAAGGTCTCCATGGTGTAGACGAACATGCCGCTGCCCAGCACCACCGACACCAGCACCGAGATCACCGCGCCGAAGATCAGCACCTTCCAGCCGTGCTCGTTGAGAAAAAGGCGCCAGTGCTTGCCCAGATAGATGCCCACCTGGGTGGCGCGGGAAACTTTTGCGCCGTTCATACCGTACCTCCTGCGTACTGTGCGTATTTTTCAATGTAGAAGTCCGACAGGCCGTCGCCGTTTTCGTCGGGGCGGTTGATCCGCTTGACGATGCCTTCCATGGTGTCGGTCTCAAAGAAGGCCCTGGCCGCCTCGATGGAGCCGTAGAAGGCCAGATGGCCGCTGTTGGTCTTGGCGCTCTTGGCCAGCACGATGACCTTGTCGAAGAGATGGACCACCCGGTCGGGGGCGTGGGTGATGACCATGACGATCTTGCCCTCGTCGGCGATGACCCGCAGGTTCTCCATGAGGCTGGCGGCCATGATGCCGTCCAGGCCGGAGTCCGGCTCGTCCAGGAAGAAGAGGCTCGGGTCGGCGATGAGCTCCACCGCGATGTTCAGCCGCTTTTTCTGGCCGCCGCTGAGCTTCTTTACCAGGGAATTGCGCTCCCGCTGCAGGCCCAGCATCTCCAGCACCCGGTCGATGCGCTGCTGGCGCTCCTCGTGGGTGGTGTTGGCGGCCATCTTCATGCGGGCGGCGTTGTCCAGCGTGTGGTAGACGCTGTCATCGTCCCGCAGCAGGTCCTGCTGGGGCACGAAGCCGATCTCGTACTTCATACGGTCGTATTCCTTGTAGACATCCCGGTCCCCGTGGGTGATCTTGCCCCGGGCCTTCTCGTACCCCATGACGGCGTTGAAGAAGGTGGTCTTGCCGGCGCCGGAACCGCCCAGCACCAGCACCATATCCCCGGGGTCCACGCTCAGGTCGATGTTTTCCAAAAGGATCCGCTTCTTGAACAGGTTGCGCACGCTGCGCTCCTGGATGTGGATGGACAACTGGTTGTGCTGCACCGCCGGGGCGTTGTAGAGCAGCCGGTCCCCCAGGAAGAGGAACAGCGTGTTGGCCACCCGCACCACGTCCATGGGATGGAGCGGCCAGGGCTGGTCGATGCGGCGGTTGTTCACATAGACGCCGTTGGTGCTGTCGTGGTCCAGGATGGACCAGCCGTGCACGCCGTGGCGGAAGGTGGCGTGCCGCTTGGACACCGCCGGGTCCGCCACCTTGATGCCCTCCTGCCGGACGGTGGTCCGGCCGATGTGGATATCGCCGGTGGTGTCGGTGAGGGTCAGCTCGTTCCACTGGGTGTCCTGCCAGGAGGTGGAGAAGACCATCACCACCGCGTCGGGATGGGCCCGGTCCAGCGTCTTGCGGTCGATGCGCAGCACGTCGCCGTCCTGGAGCAGGCAGGTGTCGCTTTTTCCCTCCCGGCCGTAGAGCTCCCCGTTGACGTGGGTGCCGTTGAGGCTGCCCAGGTCCCGGCAGCACCAGCCCTCCTCCAGCATAAGGAACTCCCCGTGGTGCCGCGATACGATGGAACTGGTCAGCGGCAGGTCCACGTCGGTGCCCTCCATGGCCCGGCCCATGACCATGCCGGACTGCAGGTCCACCGTGCGCATGGTGCGGGTGCCGTCCCACACAAACAGCCGCGCAGGCTTGGCCTCGCCGGGGCTGTACAATACCGTTGCGCTCATTCCCTCTCCTCCTCGTTGTCCGGGTAGATCCAGACGGTGATGGCGGTGCGGTTGTCCCGCTCGCCGTGATGGTCGTTGCGGCCGATCAGTTCCAGCATGTTGTCCATCCAGGTGACGGGGTTGTCCGCCTCCTCCAGGCAGATCTGGATCTGCTCCTCGGTGATGTATTCCCAGAAACCGTCGGTGCAGAGCAGCAGCTGCTGGTCGCCCTGGAGCGGAATGTCCGGCTCCAGCTCCACCTGGGAGCGGGTCCAGGGCATGCCCAGCGCCCGCAGCAGCTTGCTGCGGTCCTCGTGGAAGCGGATGTCCGCGTCGGCCACCTGGCCGATGGCGGAGAGCATCTGGGTCACGCTGTG encodes the following:
- a CDS encoding ABC transporter substrate-binding protein codes for the protein MRKHKRVLALTMAAAMSISLLAGCGSSAQQQAGAGSETASSASAADASSTAADSTAAEDNIIKVGVVCSMTGGSAIYGEGAQNAVDMAVEEINAGDSGYKIEIVNNGQVADDAKDAKQAMNAYNLLMAEKPEAIVGSFFSSVTLPMATQAASDGMLLLATGATNVDVTLKGDTIFRNCFIDPYQGKMAALFVKDKGISKVAVIYAKDDDYSNGLKDAFVENCEANGIEVTYTGECMTTDTDYSSQAAQAVASGAEFLYYPCFLDTVPLLVGAARNAGFTGIITGGDGWDGADTTGLEDKFDNCYFTNHYSSEDTSPAVVNFVQKFTEKYGTESLNACAALYYDAMYMLVQAAENGGGTDTASLVKGMKGLSFSGVGGDITLDENGDAIKSIVFNTYVDGKVKWAETLDAEGKVVASAE
- a CDS encoding flavin reductase family protein — its product is MTKDFGVKPYLFPMPTYMIGTYNEDDTVDVMMMAWGGICAEDMVALNLEADHKTVANLKARNAFTLAVPGADTLAASDYLGIASANKVADKFARTGLHAVKSSRVDAPVITEYPLTLECEVVEMQNQPYGLRVLGRIVNVLADEKVLDDAGKIDAGKLQAFAFDQMGNGYYAVGERIGQAWHSGAGLLKP
- a CDS encoding serine/threonine-protein kinase, with amino-acid sequence MSEMRVCPNCLAPLGEESVCARCGFDSASYTVLPHHLVPGSLVKQRYQVGRVLGEGGFGITYVGRDTVLNLKVAIKEFYMAGYVNRNHDASDTVFATLGTHRDTFTKNKEKFLSEARVLARFYEEPGIVGVRDFCEENGTAYIIMDFLDGVTLKDYLEQKGRLAPADAVALLMPVMRSLERVHADGIIHRDISPDNIMVLPDGRTKLLDFGAARAVSQTDIKSLSVILKPGYAPEEQYRSKGHQGPWTDVYALAATLYRCIVGQAPDDAMERMYRDLLPAPAATEAACPVAISNVIMKGLAVRQPDRYQDVGSFLTDLEAALKDPGNADLAPDLRQVPGGARPAAPAGDHTVLADLPTGHTVLADSEPVPAPKAEPAPQPAPAPKAEPKPEPAPAPAPKTEPKPAPKAESKPKAEAKPESTPEPAAPADKAPGGKKSGGKKSGGKKSGGKKIFLLIAAVVIVLVIAAVACQGGKSGGSTSAASTGSSSAADGNADSTAPAAAPADGAASTVSVGLPTMTINDVTLELPGSVQPLLDAGWVFKDEADETRMLAPGEQASFIDMINEYGTISVTLVNQGLNTQPVSDCTLTMLWVYHTYFNNNYLGETGNSCTLSNGLTLGTSTLQDLPGACPDAVKDDILEDTYVREDETSKEEYTFNKDGILSGATLTVSKDVKSASAAGDQVSRERPAEYDDPAFMEAYGLQDFSVQSSLVSGTLPLTVEDFTNQGWTVERQPDYLPANSYANVYLRYDVRTTLEVQAANYTGNAIDPKYGMIKDLTYTAEEEEDTTLQYQGKTWVELGKTTRQQALDTAKELGLNPSVNELNQVKVELGDNGRSIFLVFNQDDVLLSVTVHGEYGGSSYNYESEETNG
- a CDS encoding ABC transporter permease, with amino-acid sequence MNGAKVSRATQVGIYLGKHWRLFLNEHGWKVLIFGAVISVLVSVVLGSGMFVYTMETFSGCFTLISACIWIGIFNSIQTICKERAIIKREHRAGLHITSYVASHLIFQAGICLLQAALLLGISSIFLTYPAVSPLFGSVLLEYFVTYFLATYAADVLGLAISAIVKTPTTAMTVMPFVLIIQLILSGMLFSLEGPLAIFGNLTISKWGLNATAISADYNNLENTQKIQLAYTLKEMVHQQSLPIPDEQVDQMVEENYTVAVNEDYVHDGGKLAGNWGMILLHTAVYAAVAVVALEFVDKDKR
- a CDS encoding FHA domain-containing protein produces the protein MSATVLYSPGEAKPARLFVWDGTRTMRTVDLQSGMVMGRAMEGTDVDLPLTSSIVSRHHGEFLMLEEGWCCRDLGSLNGTHVNGELYGREGKSDTCLLQDGDVLRIDRKTLDRAHPDAVVMVFSTSWQDTQWNELTLTDTTGDIHIGRTTVRQEGIKVADPAVSKRHATFRHGVHGWSILDHDSTNGVYVNNRRIDQPWPLHPMDVVRVANTLFLFLGDRLLYNAPAVQHNQLSIHIQERSVRNLFKKRILLENIDLSVDPGDMVLVLGGSGAGKTTFFNAVMGYEKARGKITHGDRDVYKEYDRMKYEIGFVPQQDLLRDDDSVYHTLDNAARMKMAANTTHEERQQRIDRVLEMLGLQRERNSLVKKLSGGQKKRLNIAVELIADPSLFFLDEPDSGLDGIMAASLMENLRVIADEGKIVMVITHAPDRVVHLFDKVIVLAKSAKTNSGHLAFYGSIEAARAFFETDTMEGIVKRINRPDENGDGLSDFYIEKYAQYAGGTV